In the Paralichthys olivaceus isolate ysfri-2021 chromosome 15, ASM2471397v2, whole genome shotgun sequence genome, one interval contains:
- the LOC138404863 gene encoding fap1 adhesin-like, giving the protein MTDNNMDTDREQMYSLVSSIMEQAEMNINNLKQEISGWNAEERAMSNVRYDDSTLGPVTLQKVDEYLESFFAKRRMSPEPRWRLQVDEDATKHSQSATVQTLNLTSSAIAPVIRRFFDNLTEKQWRELSEGEYNVDMKELLISMCVDVMSVISESVIRTTLQSKPCRTSPAMSQKDEDDPARDDNSISGLMASSCFSTGSEKSMKEVSSTDFEGSQDCKISGLIFRKLSSSDKEDMKELGGADKKEALVAGVVDFLMNKNSLRTYLLSFTKLSNTSSNLTPERPSSSNSEIKNKVEICLSQAFCDVIGEDIPGRISPEFTEALVTEVIDMVNPALSMVTQQSLDTESLSTLALPSIQVSRVRAAKILAGAILTMQSYLTGGGHEIMRRFISQGSENISVSETEAYSSPSSEDISEAVSSESSDDISEEDEEDNSETAPDFHEQMRLDGAEQTDEEAKPGSTSPPMSEEDGDDSDGEDISISEIEAYSSPSKASEEIREAVSSESSDDISEEDEADNSETAPDFYEQMSLDGAEEKDEEAQLGSSSTPMSEEDGDDSERENMIIAEANSDSSSSTESEEIRAAVCCATSYAIAKMFGADNSETSSDFDEQMNLEGAEEKDEEAKLVSTSPPMSEEDGDDSDGENIDIPETEAYSSPSKASEEIREPDTSAAASEKTNGVTSRISSTSESLENEDNQELSEGVVDQDFRERMIHLSLNMMNKIINEFSKSASSESIVKLSNISRTSPRTSSFRK; this is encoded by the exons ATGACTGACAATAACATGGATACAGATAGAGAACAGATGTACTCTCTTGTCTCCAGCATCATGGAACAGGCAGAGATGAACATTAATAACCTCAAACAGGAAATCTCCGGCTGGAATGCAGAGGAACGTGCCATGTCTAACGTTCGTTATGATGACTCCACACTTGGTCCTGTCACACTACAGAAGGTGGATGAATACCTGGAGAGTTTTTTTGCGAAGCGGCGAATGTCGCCTGAGCCTCGTTGGAGGTTGCAAGTTGACGAAGATGCCACAAAACATAGTCAATCTGCCACAGTCCAGACATTGAACCTGACTTCCTCTGCCATAGCTCCTGTGATAAGAAGATTCTTCGACAATCTCACAGAgaa gCAATGGAGAGAACTAAGTGAAGGAGAGTACAATGTAGATATGAAGGAGTTGCTGATTTctatgtgtgtggatgtgatgaGTGTTATCTCAGAATCAGTCATCAGAACCACTTTACAGTCAAAACCATGCAGGACCTCTCCTGCTATGTCACAGAAAGATGAAGATGACCCAGCCAGGGATGACAACAGTATCTCTGGGCTGATGGCATCCTCATGCTTCTCCACAGGATCAGAGAAGAGCATGAAGGAAGTTTCCTCTACTGACTTCGAAGGCTCTCAGGACTGTAAGATCTCTGGTCTTATTTTCAGGAAACTTTCAAGTTCAGATAAGGAGGACATGAAGGAATTAGGTGGAGCGGATAAGAAAGAAGCACTGGTTGCGGGTGTGGTGGATTTCCTCATGAATAAGAATTCGCTTAGAACCTATTTACTGTCATTCACGAAGTTATCCAACACTTCCAGCAACTTAACACCAGAGAGACCCTCTTCTTCTAACagtgagataaaaaacaaagtggaaatCTGCCTCAGTCAGGCtttctgtgatgtcatcggTGAAGATATCCCTGGGAGGATTTCACCTGAATTCACAGAGGCCCTAGTGACTGAGGTAATTGATATGGTCAACCCGGCCCTTTCCATGGTCACACAACAGTCACTGGATACAGAATCGTTAAGTACCCTCGCTCTTCCCAGCATCCAAGTGTCAAGGGTCAGAGCAGCCAAGATCCTGGCAGGTGCTATTTTGACCATGCAATCCTACCTCACAGGAGGAGGCCATGAAATCATGAGAAGGTTTATTTCACAAgggagtgaaaacatcagtgtctCTGAGACAGAAGCCTATTCCAGCCCCTCATCAGAGGATATAAGTGAGGCAGTTTCCTCTGAATCGTCAGATGACATTtcagaagaggatgaggaagacaACAGTGAAACAGCTCCAGATTTCCATGAGCAGATGAGGCTTGATGGGGCTGAACAGACGGACGAGGAGGCAAAACCGGGTAGCACCTCTCCTCCAAtgtcagaggaggatggagatgaCTCAGATGGGGAAGACATCAGTATCTCTGAGATAGAGGCCTATTCCAGCCCCTCTAAAGCATCAGAGGAGATAAGGGAGGCAGTTTCCTCTGAATCGTCAGATGACATTTCAGAAGAGGATGAGGCAGACAACAGTGAAACAGCTCCAGATTTCTATGAGCAGATGAGTCTTGATGGGGCTGAAGAGAAGGACGAGGAGGCACAACTGGGTAGCAGCTCTACTCCAAtgtcagaggaggatggagatgaCTCAGAAAGGGAAAACATGATTATTGCTGAGGCAAATTCTGATTCCAGCTCCTCTACAGAATCAGAGGAGATAAGGGCGGCAGTTTGCTGTGCAACCTCATACGCCATCGCAAAAATGTTTGGGGCAGACaacagtgaaacatcttcagATTTCGATGAACAGATGAATCTTGAAGGGGCTGAAGAGAAGGACGAGGAGGCAAAACTGGTTAGCACCTCTCCTCCAAtgtcagaggaggatggagatgaCTCAGACGGGGAAAACATTGATATCCCTGAGACAGAGGCCTATTCCAGCCCCTCTAAAGCATCAGAGGAGATAAGGGAGCCAGAtacctctgctgctgcctctgagaAGACCAATGGTGTTACTTCAAGGATTAGTTCAACATCAGAGTCTTTAGAAAATGAGGACAATCAGGAATTAAGTGAAGGAGTGGTCGATCAAGATTTTAGGGAAAGGATGATTCATCTGTCtttaaatatgatgaataaGATCATCAATGAATTTTCAAAAAGCGCTTCTTCAGAGTCAATCGTGAAGTTAAGCAACATTTCCAGAACTTCCCCGAGGACCTCTTCTTTTAGGAAGTAG
- the LOC138404862 gene encoding uro-adherence factor A-like has protein sequence MTDNNMDSYREQMYSLVSSIMEQAEVDINDLRRAISGWNAEERAMSNVPYDESTLGPVTLQKVDEYLESFFEKRRMSAEPRGRLQVDEDATQRSQSATVQTLNLTSSAIAPVIRRFFDNLTEEQWRELSEGEYNVDMKELLISMCVDVMSVISESVIRTTLQSKPCRTSPAMSQKDEDDPARDDNSISGLTASSSFSTGSEKSMKEVSSTDLEGSQDCKKLSSSDKEDMKELGGADEKEMLVAGVVEFLMKKDSLRTYLFSSKMLSNTSSNLTPERPSSSNSEIKNKVEICLSQAFCDVIGEDIPGRISPEFTEAIVTEVIDMVNPALSMVTQQSLDTESLSTLDLPSIQVSRVRAAKTLAGAILTMQSYLTGGGHEIMRRFISQGSENISISETEAYSSPSSEEISEAVSSEILDDISEEVEADNSETAPDFHEQMRLDGAEEKDEEAKPGSTSPPMSEEDGDDSDGENISIPETEAYSSPSKASEEISEAVSSESSADISEEDEADNSETAPDFHEQMSLDGAEEKDEEAKPDSSSPPMLEEDGEDSERENIIITEANSDSSSTTGSEKIRTAVCCATSYAISKMFGLDNSETSSDSDEQMNLDGAEEKDEEAKLDSTSPPMSEEDGNKSDGENIDIPETTAYSSPCQASEEIRAAVLSGTLDDISEGVEADNSETAPEFHEQMSVDGAEEKDEEAKLDSTSPPISEEDGDDSDGENIDIPETEAYSSPSKASEEIREPDSSAISGDITEMSEANSIETAPDYHEQMRLDGAEEKDEEAQLGSTSPPMLEDGDDSDGENISIPETEAYSSPSKASEEIREPDSSETLDDISEEVEEDNRQTAPDFHELMSLDGAEGKDEEAKPDSTSPPMLEEDGYDSDGKNIGIPETEAYSSPSKASEEIREPDTSGTLDDISEEVEADNSETAPDFHDLMSLDGAEEKDEEAKPDSTSPPMSEEDGDDSDGENISIPETEAYSSPSKASEEIREPDSSETLDDISEEVEEDNRQTAPDFHELMSLDGAEGKDEEAKLGSTSPPMSEEDGDDSDGENISIPETEAYSSPSKASEEIREPDSSETLDDISEEVVVADNSETAPDSHGLTSLDGAEEKDEVAKLGSTSPPMLEDGDDSDGENLSIPETEAHSSPSKASEEIREPDSSETLDDISEKVETDNSETAPDFHELMSLEGAEEKDEEAKLGSTSPPMSEEDGDDSDGENISIPETEAYSSPSKASEEIREPDSSETLDDISEKVETDNSETAPDFHELMSLEGAEEKDEEAQLGSTSPPMSEEDGDDSDGENLSIPETEAYSSPSKASEEIREPDSSETLDDISEDVEVDNSETVPDFHEQMNLEGAEEKDEEAKLGSTSPPMSEEDGDDSDGENISIPETEAYSSPSKASEEIREPDSSETLDDISEVVEAYNSETAPDFHEQMSLEGAEEKDKEAKLGSTSSPMSEEDGDDSDGENISIPETEAYSSPSKASEEIREPDSSETLDDISEDVEVDNSETAPDFHEQINLEGAEEKDEEAKLGSTSPPMSEEDGDDSDWEKISIPETEAYSSPSKASEEIREPDTSAAASEKTHGVTSRISSTSESLENKENQELSEGVDDQDFRERMIHLSVNVMNKIVNELSNSASSESILKLSNISRTSPGTSSFRK, from the exons ATGACTGACAATAACATGGATTCATATAGAGAACAGATGTACTCTCTTGTCTCCAGCATCATGGAACAGGCAGAGGTGGACATTAATGACCTCAGACGGGCAATCTCCGGCTGGAATGCAGAGGAACGTGCCATGTCTAACGTTCCTTATGATGAGTCCACACTTGGTCCTGTCACACTACAGAAGGTGGATGAATACCTGGAGAGTTTTTTTGAGAAGCGGCGAATGTCTGCTGAGCCTCGTGGGAGGTTGCAAGTTGACGAAGATGCCACACAACGTAGTCAATCTGCCACAGTCCAGACATTGAACCTGACTTCCTCTGCCATAGCTCCTGTGATAAGAAGATTCTTCGACAATCTCACAGAGGa gCAATGGAGAGAACTAAGTGAAGGAGAGTACAATGTAGATATGAAGGAGTTGCTGATTTctatgtgtgtggatgtgatgaGTGTTATCTCAGAATCAGTCATCAGAACCACTTTACAGTCAAAACCATGCAGGACCTCTCCTGCTATGTCACAGAAAGATGAAGATGACCCAGCCAGGGATGACAACAGTATCTCTGGGCTGACGGCATCCTCATCCTTCTCCACAGGATCAGAGAAGAGCATGAAGGAAGTTTCCTCTACTGACTTAGAAGGCTCTCAGGACTGTAAGAAACTTTCAAGTTCAGATAAGGAGGACATGAAGGAATTAGGTGGAGCGGATGAGAAAGAAATGCTGGTTGCGGGTGTGGTGGAGTTTCTCATGAAGAAAGATTCGCTTAGAAcctatttattttcttccaaAATGTTATCCAACACTTCCAGCAACTTAACACCAGAGAGACCCTCTTCTTCTAACagtgagataaaaaacaaagtggaaatCTGTCTCAGTCAGGCtttctgtgatgtcatcggTGAAGATATCCCTGGGAGGATTTCACCTGAATTCACAGAGGCCATAGTGACTGAGGTAATTGATATGGTCAACCCGGCCCTTTCCATGGTCACACAACAGTCACTGGATACAGAATCGTTAAGTACCCTCGATCTTCCCAGCATCCAGGTGTCAAGGGTCAGAGCAGCCAAGACCCTGGCAGGTGCTATTTTGACCATGCAATCCTACCTCACAGGAGGAGGCCATGAAATCATGAGAAGGTTTATTTCACAAgggagtgaaaacatcagtatcTCTGAGACAGAAGCCTATTCCAGCCCCTCATCAGAGGAGATAAGTGAGGCAGTTTCCTCTGAAATCTTAGATGACATTTCAGAAGAGGTTGAGGCAGACAACAGTGAAACAGCTCCAGATTTCCATGAGCAGATGAGGCTTGATGGGGCTGaagagaaagacgaggaggCAAAACCGGGTAGCACCTCTCCTCCAAtgtcagaggaggatggagatgaCTCAGATGGGGAAAACATCAGTATCCCTGAGACGGAGGCCTATTCCAGCCCCTCTAAAGCATCAGAGGAGATAAGTGAGGCAGTTTCCTCTGAATCGTCAGCTGACATTTCAGAAGAGGATGAGGCAGACAACAGTGAAACAGCTCCAGATTTCCATGAACAGATGAGTCTTGATGGGGCTGAAGAGAAGGACGAGGAGGCAAAACCGGATAGCAGCTCTCCTCCAATGCTGGAAGAGGATGGAGAGGACTCAGAAAGGGAAAACATCATTATCACCGAGGCAAATTCCGATTCCAGCTCCACTACAGGATCTGAGAAGATAAGGACGGCAGTTTGCTGTGCAACCTCATACGCCATCTCAAAAATGTTTGGGTTAGACaacagtgaaacatcttcagATTCCGATGAACAGATGAATCTTGATGGGGCTGAAGAGAAGGACGAGGAGGCAAAACTGGATAGCACCTCTCCTCCAATGTCAGAGGAGGATGGAAATAAGTCAGATGGGGAAAACATTGATATCCCTGAGACAACGGCCTATTCCAGCCCCTGTCAAGCATCAGAGGAGATAAGGGCGGCAGTCTTATCTGGAACCCTAGATGACATTTCAGAAGGGGTTGAGGCAGACAACAGTGAAACAGCTCCAGAATTTCATGAGCAGATGAGTGTTGATGGAGCTGAAGAGAAGGACGAGGAGGCAAAACTGGATAGCACCTCTCCTCCAATatcagaggaggatggagatgaCTCAGATGGGGAAAACATTGATATCCCTGAGACGGAGGCCTATTCCAGCCCCTCTAAAGCATCAGAGGAGATAAGGGAGCCAGATTCCTCTGCAATCTCAGGTGACATTACAGAAATGTCAGAGGCAAACAGCATTGAAACAGCTCCAGATTACCATGAGCAGATGAGGCTTGATGGGGCTGAAGAGAAGGACGAGGAGGCACAACTGGGTAGCACCTCTCCTCCAATGTTGGAGGATGGAGATGACTCAGACGGGGAAAACATCAGTATCCCTGAGACAGAGGCCTATTCCAGCCCCTCTAAAGCTTCAGAGGAGATAAGGGAGCCAGATTCCTCTGAAACCTTAGATGACATTTCAGAAGAGGTTGAGGaagacaacagacaaacagctcCAGATTTCCATGAGCTGATGAGTCTTGATGGGGCTGAAGGGAAGGACGAGGAGGCAAAACCAGATAGCACCTCTCCTCCAATGTTGGAGGAAGATGGATATGACTCAGATGGGAAAAACATCGGTATCCCTGAGACAGAGGCCTATTCCAGCCCTTCTAAAGCATCAGAGGAGATAAGAGAGCCAGATACCTCTGGAACCTTAGATGACATATCAGAAGAGGTTGAGGCAGACAACAGTGAAACAGCTCCAGATTTCCATGATCTGATGAGTCTTGATGGGGCTGAAGAGAAGGACGAGGAGGCAAAACCAGATAGCACCTCTCCTCCAAtgtcagaggaggatggagatgaCTCAGATGGGGAAAACATCAGTATCCCTGAGACAGAGGCCTATTCCAGCCCCTCTAAAGCATCAGAGGAGATAAGGGAGCCAGATTCCTCTGAAACCTTAGATGACATTTCAGAAGAGGTTGAGGaagacaacagacaaacagctcCAGATTTCCATGAGCTGATGAGTCTTGATGGGGCTGAAGGGAAGGACGAGGAGGCAAAACTGGGTAGCACCTCTCCTCCAAtgtcagaggaggatggagatgaCTCAGACGGGGAAAACATCAGTATCCCTGAGACAGAGGCCTATTCCAGCCCCTCTAAAGCATCAGAGGAGATAAGGGAGCCAGATTCCTCTGAAACCTTAGATGACATTTCAGAAGAGGTTGTTGTGGCAGACAACAGTGAAACAGCTCCAGATTCCCATGGGCTGACGAGTCTTGATGGGGCTGAAGAGAAGGATGAGGTGGCAAAACTGGGTAGCACCTCTCCTCCAATGTTGGAGGATGGAGATGACTCAGACGGGGAAAACCTCAGTATCCCTGAGACAGAGGCCCATTCCAGCCCCTCTAAAGCATCAGAGGAGATAAGGGAGCCAGATTCCTCTGAAACCTTAGATGACATTTCAGAAAAGGTTGAGACAGACAACAGTGAAACAGCTCCAGATTTCCATGAGCTGATGAGTCTTGAAGGGGCtgaagagaaagatgaggaggCAAAACTGGGTAGCACCTCTCCTCCAATGTCAGAGGAGGATGGGGATGACTCAGACGGGGAAAACATCAGTATCCCTGAGACGGAGGCCTATTCCAGCCCCTCTAAAGCATCAGAGGAGATAAGGGAGCCAGATTCCTCTGAAACCTTAGATGACATTTCAGAAAAGGTTGAGACAGACAACAGTGAAACAGCTCCAGATTTCCATGAGCTGATGAGTCTTGAAGGGGCtgaagagaaagatgaggaggCACAACTGGGTAGCACCTCTCCTCCAAtgtcagaggaggatggagatgaCTCAGACGGGGAAAACCTCAGTATCCCTGAGACGGAGGCCTATTCCAGCCCCTCTAAAGCATCAGAGGAGATAAGGGAGCCAGATTCCTCTGAAACCTTAGATGACATTTCAGAAGACGTTGAGGTAGACAACAGTGAAACAGTTCCAGATTTCCATGAACAGATGAATCTTGAAGGGGCTGaagagaaagacgaggaggCAAAACTGGGTAGCACCTCTCCTCCAAtgtcagaggaggatggagatgaCTCAGACGGGGAAAACATCAGTATCCCTGAGACGGAGGCCTATTCCAGCCCCTCTAAAGCATCAGAGGAGATAAGGGAGCCAGATTCCTCTGAAACCTTGGATGACATTTCAGAAGTGGTTGAGGCATACAACAGTGAAACAGCTCCAGATTTCCATGAGCAGATGAGTCTTGAAGGGGCTGAAGAGAAAGACAAGGAGGCAAAACTGGGTAGCACCTCTTCTCCAAtgtcagaggaggatggagatgaCTCAGACGGGGAAAACATCAGTATCCCTGAGACGGAGGCCTATTCCAGCCCCTCTAAAGCATCAGAGGAGATAAGGGAGCCAGATTCCTCTGAAACCTTAGATGACATTTCAGAAGACGTTGAGGTAGACAACAGTGAAACAGCTCCAGATTTCCATGAACAGATAAATCTTGAAGGGGCTGaagagaaagacgaggaggCAAAACTGGGTAGCACCTCTCCTCCAAtgtcagaggaggatggagatgaCTCAGATTGGGAAAAAATCAGTATCCCTGAGACGGAGGCCTATTCCAGCCCCTCTAAAGCATCAGAGGAGATAAGGGAGCCAGAtacctctgctgctgcctctgagaAGACCCATGGTGTGACTTCAAGGATTAGTTCAACATCAGAGTCTTTAGAAAATAAGGAGAATCAGGAATTAAGTGAAGGAGTGGACGATCAAGATTTTAGGGAAAGGATGATTCATCTGTCTGTAAATGTGATGAATAAGATCGTCAATGAATTATCAAATAGCGCTTCTTCAGAGTCAATCTTGAAGTTAAGCAACATTTCCAGAACTTCCCCGGGAACCTCTTCTTTTAGGAAGTAG